In Sorghum bicolor cultivar BTx623 chromosome 8, Sorghum_bicolor_NCBIv3, whole genome shotgun sequence, one genomic interval encodes:
- the LOC8076665 gene encoding uncharacterized protein LOC8076665 has protein sequence MDAEVGAPNLPLPEEPAGSEPDDARLSPPRPAPAPPPPPPPPAPAPAPAPVQALTPAAEAAAPTASAAVSPPAPAPAPAPAEANGTSDRKRRRKAEDGDGCKTCSCKKSRCMKLYCVCFASGSRCTESCGCEPCENKQPLQVAPRTALILPLKPVQTSEAGQDIVEQVIRSPMDLIRRKCTCKKSGCLKKYCDCYQGGAGCSINCKCDDCRNPFGRKVGVILDGKSSVAAPILQERNGTEVDSSDDEDDFYMNRQLSPIPPSPVSRESSFQQETLVGVEVQTMNGHLYPKPLAQVRPEPPSWQLSRRPVEEPRGEIWRFSRRPSEDGTSDAMEAHAIAPRESKKPEIHGDNRFSIPRCIEVMSAMAELSPVEKSLAPDVFLDASNREIFLSLSVDIRPMWLRRKMKSLV, from the exons ATGGACGCGGAGGTGGGGGCGCCGAATCTCCCGCTGCCGGAGGAGCCAGCCGGATCGGAGCCCGACGACGCGCGCCTCTccccgcctcgtcctgctcctgctccgcctccgcccccgccacctcccgcccccgcccccgcgcccgcgccggtCCAGGCCCTGACCCCCGCCGCCGAGGCTGCCGCGCCCACCGCCTCGGCGGCCGTCTCGCCGCCGGCTCCAGctccagcgccggcgccggcggaggCCAACGGCACCTCCGACAGGAAGAGGAG GAGGAAGGCGGAGGACGGGGACGGGTGCAAGACCTGCAGCTGCAAGAAGTCCAGGTGCATGAAGCT TTATTGTGTATGCTTTGCTTCTGGGTCACGTTGTACTGAGTCATGTGGATGCGAACCTTGTGAAAACAAGCAACCACTGCAAGTTGCTCCACGGACTGCACTGATTTTACCTCTGAAACCTGTCCAAACATCAGAAGCTGGTCAAGACATAGTG GAACAAGTCATAAGGTCCCCTATGGATCTTATTAGAAGAAAATGCACCTGCAAGAAGTCAGGCTGCCTTAAGAAGTACTGTGACTGCTACCAG GGAGGGGCAGGATGCTCCATCAACTGTAAATGCGATGATTGTAGAAACCCATTTGGGAGAAAAG TTGGTGTTATTTTGGATGGTAAAAGCAGTGTTGCTGCACCTATACTGCAAGAAAGAAATGGGACTGAAGTTGACTCAAGCGACGACGAAGATGACTTCTACATGAACCGACAACTCTCCCCAATACCTCCGTCTCCAGTGTCCAGGGAGTCTTCATTCCAACAGGAGACTCTAGTCGGCGTGGAAGTCCAGACCATGAATGGGCACCTGTACCCTAAACCACTGGCTCAGGTGCGTCCCGAGCCACCCTCCTGGCAGCTCTCCAGGAGGCCAGTTGAGGAACCGCGTGGAGAAATATGGCGCTTCTCCAGGAGGCCCAGCGAGGATGGGACCTCTGATGCTATGGAAGCGCATGCCATTGCCCCGAGAGAGAGCAAGAAGCCAGAGATCCATGGGGACAACAGGTTCAGCATCCCGCGGTGCATCGAGGTGATGAGCGCCATGGCGGAGCTGTCGCCGGTCGAGAAGTCGCTGGCGCCCGACGTCTTCTTGGACGCGAGCAACCGGGAGATTTTCCTCTCGCTGAGTGTAGATATTAGGCCAATGTGGCTGAGGCGTAAGATGAAGAGCCTTGTCTAG
- the LOC8076666 gene encoding protein tesmin/TSO1-like CXC 2, producing the protein MDTPDRPRAAAAAGFEDSPVFNFINNLSPIPPPKPLDTAHNVQLFKSSDLAPVSSIFASPHVNPAKETKVLIRDESVQLPQELHSPSSVRTRICPSGSFRMIRCKDIVSESCNITCQLNEASIDSSDHTSNSTGQLSQSIQDAAGSMESNKDQCGDGKTDLTMSQECTGLEGMNLDESGLDKMDSSHSGIVVHENQLSEQNNDEPAAYNGDYMITHQSSSDMLTLAVTSGTETQPVDDTQKSDDPYSCESFLDDQPSGYCAQNSVHEPHLYWTGAVEGAAVAYTPQTLPGALQSQLMPCNKLNEPKDHMPTEQNALPQHLRGMRRRSLFNEKAGVSNKGVDKASDHHPVNSTTPKCKTISGDNSKPLRTPPCALPGIGLHLNALAAIPKEKLEIQSTINELSNLIGPSGSSPAPSEQIIINDDFNQTTDVATAEASSQGSPKKKRQKFDNGDGTSCKRCSCKKSKCLKLYCECFAAGVYCSEPCSCIGCLNNQSHTETVLSTRQQIESRNPLAFAPKVIHTSESGLELGDFSNKTPASARHKRGCNCKKSSCLKKYCECFQGGVGCSISCRCEGCKNAFGKREGAAVLGIEEPKQGLEKKNVCVKEEKSEIDKQLVIYQTADTAPAENVLTTPSMVECRPLACLPPPSSKKSSKKPRSSTKLTGHPSRLCNLQAPPKTDIMLSPFENYPEMVLGDSTSDILNGNSSPQTSVKVVSPNKKRISPPRMGTRLSPICTIGRKLILKSIPSFPSLGGDVNNEDPKAKLPAP; encoded by the exons ATGGACACGCCGGATAggccccgcgccgccgccgccgccgggttcGAG GATTCTCCTGTCTTCAATTTCATCAACAATCTCTCGCCTATACCACCGCCTAAACCTTTAGACACAGCACATAATGTGCAGCTATTCAAGTCATCAGATTTGGCGCCTGTTTCTTCGATCTTTGCCTCACCACATGTTAATCCAGCAAAGGAAACTAAAGTTTTGATCAG GGATGAATCTGTTCAGCTTCCTCAAGAATTGCACTCACCTAGCAGTGTCAGGACTCGAATATGTCCCTCAGGCTCTTTTAGAATGATCAGATGCAAAGACATTGTGTCAGAGAGTTGCAATATCACTTGTCAACTAAACGAGGCATCTATTGATTCTTCAGATCATACATCAAACTCTACAGGCCAATTGAGTCAATCCATACAGGATGCTGCTGGCAGTATGGAAAGCAATAAGGATCAGTGCGGTGACGGTAAAACAGACCTTACCATGTCCCAGGAGTGCACAGGACTAGAAGGTATGAACCTTGATGAGAGTGGCCTAGACAAAATGGATTCATCACATTCTGGGATAGTTGTTCATGAAAACCAGCTATCTGAACAAAACAATGATGAACCTGCAGCATATAATGGGGATTACATGATTACACACCAATCAAGTAGTGATATGCTGACTTTAGCTGTAACATCTGGCACAGAAACACAACCAGTGGATGATACACAAAAGTCTGATGATCCCTACTCTTGTGAATCCTTTTTGGATGATCAGCCAAGTGGATATTGCGCCCAAAATTCTGTGCATGAACCCCATCTGTACTGGACTGGGGCAGTTGAAGGGGCTGCAGTAGCTTATACTCCCCAAACACTCCCTGGTGCTTTGCAAAGTCAGTTGATGCCATGTAACAAGCTCAATGAGCCAAAAGATCACATGCCTACTGAGCAAAAT GCCTTGCCACAGCATTTACGTGGCATGCGTAGGCGCAGCCTTTTCAACGAAAAGGCTGGGGTTAGTAATAAAGGTGTAGACAAAGCTTCAGATCATCATCCTGTAAATTCAACTACCCCCAAATGCAAAACTATTTCTGGTGACAACTCAAAGCCTCTAAGAACCCCTCCATGTGCATTGCCTGGTATTGGCTTGCACTTGAATGCCCTTGCTGCAATACCTAAAGAGAAACTAGAGATTCAGTCTACTATAAATGAATTGAGTAACTTGATAGGCCCTTCTGGATCTTCTCCAGCACCTTCTGAGCAAATCATTATTAATGATGATTTCAATCAAACAACTGATGTTGCAACTGCCGAAGCTTCTAGTCAGGGTAGTCCCAAGAAGAAAAG GCAGAAGTTTGATAATGGTGATGGCACTTCATGCAAGCGTTGTAGTTGTAAGAAGTCAAAATGCCTGAAACT TTACTGTGAGTGTTTTGCCGCTGGAGTCTATTGTTCTGAGCCTTGTTCGTGTATCGGCTGTCTGAACAACCAGAGTCATACAGAAACAGTTCTATCTACACGTCAACAGATTGAATCTCGCAATCCATTAGCATTTGCTCCTAAAGTAATTCATACATCTGAGTCTGGTCTGGAATTAGGG GACTTCTCTAATAAAACTCCTGCTTCAGCTCGTCACAAAAGAGGATGCAATTGCAAGAAGTCGTCGTGTCTAAAAAAATACTGTGAATGTTTTCAG GGCGGTGTGGGATGCTCCATAAGTTGCAGATGCGAGGGCTGTAAGAATGCTTTTGGAAAACGGGAGG GGGCTGCTGTGCTAGGCATAGAGGAACCTAAGCAGGGATTGGAAAAAAAGAATGTTTGTGTGAAAGAAGAAAAAAGTGAAATCGATAAACAGCTTGTCATCTACCAAACTGCTGACACTGCTCCTGCTGAGAATGTACTGACCACACCTTCCATGGTGGAGTGCAG ACCCTTGGCTTGTCTTCCACCCCCAAGCTCCAAGAAAAGCTCCAAAAAACCACGATCTTCAACAAAACTCACTGGACATCCTTCTCGGCTGTGCAACTTACAAGCTCCTCCAAAGACTGACATTATGCTCTCTCCATTCGAAAACTACCCAGAAATGGTACTTGGCGATAGCACATCAGATATCCTAAATGGAAATTCATCTCCTCAAACTTCTGTTAAAGTCGTGTCACCAAACAAGAAGCGAATCTCTCCCCCACGAATGGGTACTCGGCTATCTCCAATCTGTACGATTGGCAGGAAGCTGATTCTCAAGTCCATCCCTTCTTTCCCTTCCCTTGGTGGCGACGTAAACAATGAGGATCCCAAGGCCAAATTGCCAGCGCCTTGA